A genome region from Polypterus senegalus isolate Bchr_013 chromosome 7, ASM1683550v1, whole genome shotgun sequence includes the following:
- the tifa gene encoding TRAF-interacting protein with FHA domain-containing protein A produces MSALDDLETEEVLTCLRLKAYHPYHEIKNVFQFLQFNKKMKHRADEALKVGRDSKMCAIQLHDLRVSRVQFAIEAFRYFNSSDLSFEIKNLSQKGRLTVNNAELEYLNKVELPRKAIIRFAEFVFLVEKEDGESTDYFETVFELAALPPTLELICCSSLSPVPETGLTFPVAPNSAVELAEGEF; encoded by the coding sequence ATGTCTGCTCTCGATGATCTTGAAACCGAAGAGGTCTTAACGTGCCTTCGCCTGAAAGCATACCATCCATACCACGAAATCAAAAATGTGTTTCAGTTTCTTCAATTCAACAAAAAGATGAAACACCGAGCAGACGAGGCCCTCAAGGTCGGCCGGGACTCCAAAATGTGTGCCATCCAGTTGCACGACCTGCGCGTTTCCCGGGTGCAGTTTGCCATCGAAGCTTTCCGCTACTTCAACAGCTCCGACCTTTCCTTCGAAATCAAAAACCTCAGTCAGAAAGGGAGGCTCACCGTAAACAACGCCGAGCTGGAATACCTGAATAAAGTGGAGCTGCCGAGGAAAGCCATCATCAGGTTTGCAGAATTTGTTTTCCTCGTGGAAAAGGAAGACGGAGAGTCCACAGACTATTTTGAAACGGTCTTTGAGCTGGCGGCCCTGCCACCGACCTTGGAACTGATATGCTGCTCTTCCTTAAGTCCCGTCCCGGAAACTGGCCTCACGTTCCCCGTCGCTCCGAACTCGGCGGTAGAGCTGGCAGAAGGTGAATTCTAG